DNA from Nitrospirota bacterium:
GCTATCGTCAGCTTTGGGCCCGATTGATATGGAAAGTCCTGTCTGGACATGGTCCAATTCAACCTATTATGAAAAAGAGATGGGCACTGACCTGAAGAGGACATTTTTATTTTATGAACGCCCCATCACCCCTGACCAGCTCGCTGATATTAAACACATCACGAATGAGATGGAAAAGGGTTCAGGCATGGACACGGCAAATCTGCCTGAGAGGCCGATAAATATAGACCC
Protein-coding regions in this window:
- a CDS encoding DUF4416 family protein, giving the protein LSSALGPIDMESPVWTWSNSTYYEKEMGTDLKRTFLFYERPITPDQLADIKHITNEMEKGSGMDTANLPERPINIDPGYLTLAKVVLASAKDYAHRIYIGKGIYAEVTLIYRDKTFNSMSHTYPDYGSDDYIAMFNMARERFYSQQVTMQ